In one Niallia taxi genomic region, the following are encoded:
- a CDS encoding ABC transporter substrate-binding protein, translating to MRKYYSLFCGALLACLVLAGCGQASDNENNDQKKSEQTEAAFPVTIKDAANQEVVIDDKPEKIVSLIPSNTEVAFALGVGDEVVGVSESDDYPKETTDIEKVAGMELNVEKTISLDPDLVLAHESVAGTWADGLQQIRDAGIDVLVVNDASDFDGVYESIEMIGEAVGEEAKAEEVVEGMKDDIASIKDKAASIPAKDKKDVYVEVSPAPDAFTTGKDTFMQEMIDTINATNVIKETGWVQVDQEAVIEADPDVVITTYGSISPDPVGQVTKRDGWENVTAVKDKQIVEVDEDLVSRSGPRLAQGIQEFAKAVYPDVFK from the coding sequence TAGCTGGGTGTGGACAAGCTTCTGACAATGAAAATAATGACCAGAAAAAATCAGAACAGACAGAGGCGGCTTTCCCTGTCACTATTAAGGACGCAGCCAATCAAGAGGTTGTTATTGATGACAAGCCAGAAAAGATCGTGTCATTAATACCAAGTAATACAGAGGTAGCTTTTGCACTTGGAGTAGGTGATGAGGTAGTTGGTGTTTCTGAAAGTGATGACTACCCTAAAGAAACAACAGATATTGAAAAAGTAGCAGGTATGGAGCTAAATGTGGAGAAAACTATTTCATTAGATCCTGATTTAGTTCTTGCACATGAGTCTGTAGCTGGTACATGGGCAGATGGATTACAACAGATAAGAGATGCTGGAATAGATGTGCTTGTTGTTAATGATGCGTCTGATTTTGATGGTGTTTACGAAAGCATTGAGATGATTGGTGAAGCAGTTGGGGAGGAAGCGAAAGCAGAAGAAGTGGTTGAAGGTATGAAGGATGATATCGCTTCTATTAAAGATAAGGCTGCAAGCATCCCTGCTAAAGACAAAAAGGATGTTTATGTAGAGGTTAGTCCTGCACCTGATGCATTTACAACAGGAAAAGATACATTCATGCAAGAAATGATTGATACAATCAATGCAACGAATGTTATTAAGGAAACTGGCTGGGTTCAGGTTGACCAGGAAGCGGTCATTGAGGCAGATCCAGATGTAGTTATTACAACATATGGCAGCATTTCACCAGATCCTGTTGGGCAAGTAACGAAGCGAGATGGCTGGGAAAATGTAACGGCAGTAAAGGACAAGCAAATAGTAGAAGTAGATGAAGACCTTGTTTCCCGTTCAGGCCCAAGGCTTGCACAAGGAATACAGGAATTTGCGAAGGCAGTATATCCGGATGTTTTTAAATAA
- a CDS encoding FecCD family ABC transporter permease — MRRQYIRMFLNNRKAAYLLAAFFLIIALFLGISVGTVSVPFLTIVKIFANLISPTEIFDVDKMQANIVYNIRLPRVILSGLVGASLAIAGCSFQGLLRNPLADPYTLGVSSGASVGAVATLFFHISIPVLGGYTLPVLSILSAFITILCVLLFARRLDPAMKVETIILTGIIFSSFLAAFISLFIALTGDELRQIIGWLLGSVSMRGWVYIQMFLPFFVVGCLLLLLQGKELNILAFGEERAQHLGVQVRFRKILILLAGSMLTGAAVAVSGTIGFVGLVIPHLIRLLTGPDHRHVLPLSIIVGSGFLILADLLARSIISPAELPIGVITALAGAPVFAVLLLNHRRKGR; from the coding sequence TTGCGAAGGCAGTATATCCGGATGTTTTTAAATAATAGAAAAGCGGCTTATTTATTGGCCGCTTTTTTTCTCATCATCGCACTTTTTCTAGGGATTTCAGTTGGAACCGTTTCAGTGCCCTTTTTGACCATTGTCAAAATCTTCGCCAACTTAATCAGTCCAACAGAAATATTTGATGTAGACAAAATGCAGGCAAATATTGTTTATAATATCCGCCTTCCACGTGTTATTCTTTCTGGGCTTGTCGGTGCAAGTCTTGCTATTGCAGGATGCTCTTTTCAAGGTTTGTTGCGAAATCCGTTAGCAGATCCTTATACATTAGGTGTATCTTCAGGCGCTTCGGTTGGAGCTGTTGCAACATTGTTCTTTCATATTTCAATCCCCGTTTTGGGCGGGTACACGTTGCCTGTACTAAGTATCCTGTCTGCTTTTATAACGATATTATGTGTTTTATTGTTCGCAAGAAGACTTGACCCTGCAATGAAGGTAGAAACGATTATACTGACAGGTATTATCTTTAGTTCGTTTCTAGCTGCATTCATCTCGCTTTTCATTGCATTAACTGGTGATGAGCTAAGACAGATTATTGGCTGGCTGCTCGGAAGTGTGTCGATGAGAGGCTGGGTCTATATTCAAATGTTTCTTCCTTTTTTTGTTGTCGGCTGTCTGCTTTTGCTGCTGCAAGGAAAGGAACTCAATATACTGGCGTTCGGAGAAGAGCGCGCACAGCATTTAGGCGTACAAGTAAGGTTTAGAAAGATATTAATCCTGCTTGCTGGAAGTATGCTGACTGGAGCTGCTGTTGCAGTGTCAGGGACAATTGGCTTTGTTGGTCTTGTTATTCCTCATTTAATCAGGCTTCTGACTGGGCCTGATCATCGTCATGTGCTGCCGCTGTCTATTATTGTTGGGAGTGGTTTTCTAATTCTCGCTGATTTGCTGGCAAGATCAATCATTTCACCTGCTGAGCTGCCAATTGGTGTCATTACTGCACTTGCAGGTGCACCTGTATTTGCTGTATTGCTATTAAATCATAGAAGGAAAGGGAGGTAG